The Theropithecus gelada isolate Dixy chromosome 18, Tgel_1.0, whole genome shotgun sequence genome includes the window aaataagaagacAGAGGCTTAGAGAAAGTCAAGCAACTTGCCCCAAATTACACAGCTATTATGTAGAAGAGGAATATGAAGCCAGATAGTCTAATTCCAGACCCTAAGTTCTACtgggtgtattttaaaatagaggttAAATGTCAGATTTAAACAATATGAGAGCTGACAGATACCTGGTAAACACACACAGGATTGTAGTGGTGCCACAGCCTATAACAATTTATACTTCATCAAGATTATTCTGTTAAAAGTTttttattcaatacatattttctgATAGCCTAACCCTTGTGGAGTTAACATGCTAGGAAAGGGGTAATACAAGTTTCCCAAAGAGGTTTCAAATACAACCTGTTCGTTGTGAACTACTACTTAGGGCAGAAGCAGAACATGAGTGACAAACATGCCAAGAGAACGCTGTTTAAAAACACAGGTGTAGTACAAACCTGACGGCGTTATCCTATTTTAAGTCACTGTATATTTTAGTTACCataactaaaaattaaatcactttGTAATTAAAGGTTACCTCTCACTTACCAGTTGCTTCTTCATCAAAGCAAGCAAAAGCATTTCTGATGACATCTTCAGGATCCGTGCCATTTAACTTCTCACCAAACATGGTAAGGAACATGGTGAAATTGATGGGGCCTGGAGCCTCATTCATCATGGCATCCAGATACTCATCAGTTGGATTCTtccctaaatttttaaaaggggtcataattttaattacattataATACATATCAACTATTAATGACAGTAAACATTTTGGTAAGAAAGATTATCATTCATACAGTTTACTGTTTGCACTCATGACAGCAAAACTACTTGGGGGGGAAAGTTTTCTTAATGAATAGGGCCTATTAAAGAGTCTGGAAGAGTATATGATATTCCATTGGAATGTCAGAAGGAATAATACTGCTTCCATAATCTAGATTAGTGTTTTCATACACAGACACACGAACCCCAACCCAATCCTAAGACAGGGTCAGGAATCTGCTGGTGGTTCGGTGGGAAACACCGTTCCACACTTTACTCAAACCATTAGACAGGCTTTACAGAGCTTTAAGACTCATGAAATCAACATGAAAGGCACCGTGGAAATTCTATCCAATAGATTAATATTTAAACTGAGCATTACCCAATGAAGCAAGCATATCATGCAAATCTTCCTTGTCGATGAAACCATCTCTGTTCTGATCAATCATGTTGAAGGCCTCTTTGAACTCCTGAATCTGTGACTGGTCAAACATGGCAAACACATTGGATGTTGCACGCTGAGGGCGCTTCTTGGTCTTGGTCTTTGCTCTTTTGCTTGACATGGTGGTAGTTAAATCCTAATTAGGAaaggaaatacaataaaaactaaaTCAACATCTAAGATTACTTAAGTTTGAATGAAAACAATGATTAACAAAAGTACACAGAATCAGCCTTCCTGATATGTTTGAGCGACTCAGAAATGTGTCTTTAGAAGACACATGTCAACAAGATTACATATGACCCGTACTGCTATATAGCTAACAACAGCTGATAACCAAATCTGCTAATTTGATAACAATAAAAAACCAAGcagcaaaaaaaattagttacctAGGAAACTCCCAAGTTCTATACTTCAGCACTATGGGGGTGCTGAGGGATACTAACTCATCTTCAGTAGGTCCACCCTTTGCAGCCTTAGCCTAAATTGGCTATTCCATAGTACGGTGGACAGAAAGGTGAGGAACAGTAAGAACGACTAACTGATGGAACAGGTCTTCATCTCCTAATCTCTATTGACAAATATTGTTCTTCCACTTTCAactaacattttttattgtacCCTCACCTCTAGGCAAAAGTAGTTCAAGAAAACTATTTGTTGAAAGGCTAACAGTAAAGGCTAAAAAAACTGAGGGGAATTCATCTACAGTTTTTATAGACATTACACTCTATCCAAACCAGTTTCTTGTATTACAGTCACACTAAATCACTGGAAGTATCTAAGACCTCTAAACAGAAATCAGAGtacaagcttttaaaataatttaaatgttttcgaAAACATCTTAAAGGTAGAAACTACCTTTGCTCTCTTATCTAAATTTATCCCAgtaaaatttaagttaaaattaaaaagaatgtctagtaatacctaaaataaaaaggcaacttTCCTTTCAATActcaatcttttttaaaaactacaaaaatttgttTGAAGTTCCATAGTCATCAGACAATAAAATTCTACCATACCATC containing:
- the LOC112611393 gene encoding myosin regulatory light chain 12A isoform X2; the protein is MSSKRAKTKTKKRPQRATSNVFAMFDQSQIQEFKEAFNMIDQNRDGFIDKEDLHDMLASLGKNPTDEYLDAMMNEAPGPINFTMFLTMFGEKLNGTDPEDVIRNAFACFDEEATGTIQEDYLRELLTTMGDRFTDEEVDELYREAPIDKKGNFNYIEFTRILKHGAKDKDD
- the LOC112611393 gene encoding myosin regulatory light chain 12A isoform X1 gives rise to the protein MDLTTTMSSKRAKTKTKKRPQRATSNVFAMFDQSQIQEFKEAFNMIDQNRDGFIDKEDLHDMLASLGKNPTDEYLDAMMNEAPGPINFTMFLTMFGEKLNGTDPEDVIRNAFACFDEEATGTIQEDYLRELLTTMGDRFTDEEVDELYREAPIDKKGNFNYIEFTRILKHGAKDKDD